The genomic stretch gtatGTAACCCTATATCTCTTTTTTCCCTTATGCTGAGTCAGACACTTGGACATGCATCCGAATACAATTCCCGTGTCTGTGTCCATGCAACATTCCCCAAATGTTGCAAAACCCTAATCCTTGATTCCTTTCTATTCCTAATTAAATTTGGTTCTGGAAACAAGAAACTTCACCTCAAACAGTCAACTCTTCTGtttgttttcttctccttcttcttttttttgttctgtattttttttttctgatggaGGAAAGCAGAGGCCACAAACCACAGATACCAGGGTTTGCTAAAAATAAAGCTGCTTCTTCCTAATTTCATTttgatattttctttatttttttctgaagAAGTAAGGTCATAATGGTATTGTAATACAGTGAGTCAAGAAGATATCTAGTATCTGATTCATGATCAATTCTCTTCTTTATTTAAAAACAGaccacttcttcttcttcttcttccgtatTTTTTTGATAGAGAAAAGCTGACAAACTATACATACCAGGGCTTGCTAAAAATAAAGCTGCTTCTTCCTAAACTCATactgatttttattttcttttttctaaagaAGTAAGGTGATAATGGTATCATAATACAGTCAATCAAGAAGACATGCAGTATCTGATTCAAGATCAATTCTCTTCTTTATTTTAAAAACAGACCAAATTTTAACTATAGAGTTATTGTTGTATTTGTTTCTAAAAGGCTTTATTTTTCAGTACTCTTAATGTTATCCAATGCCATACAGAGCATGAACACGTCCTTTTCGTTTATGGAAAGTTTCTAACTTCTTTCATTTTGCATCCATATAGAAGCAGCAGCACATCCAACTTGAACTTGAGAAGATACAAGTGGAAATTCCAAAGTACAAAGAACAATCTGAAATTGCAGAAGATGCTAAAGCAGAAGTACTCAAAGCACTTGATAGCACTAGGAGACTTGTAGAAGAACTAAAGCTAAGCCTGGAGAAAGCACAGACCCAAGAGGCCCTGGCAAAACAGGACTCAGAGCTTGCTGAACTCAGGCTCAAAGAGATGGAGCAAGGAATTGTCAGTGATGCAAGCATTGCAACCAAGACACAAGTAGAGGTTGCTAAAGAAAGGCATTTAACGGCAGTCGCAGAACTAAAATCAGCAAAAGATGAGTTGGAAGCACTGCAAAGAGAGTTTGTTACTATAGTTAATGTAAGGGACGTGGCAATTGAGAAGGCTGGAGAGTCTATTTCTGCTTTCAAGGAGATCGAGAAGACTGTTGAGGATCTAACTCTGGAGCTCATCACGACAAAGGAATTGCTGGAATCTTCACAGGCAGGACATCTTGATGCAGAAGAGCAGAGAACTAGTGGAACATTGACATGGGAGAGAGACAAACTTAACTGGGAAAAGGAGCTGAAGCAAGCTGAAGGAGAGCTGCAGCATCTCAATATGCAGTTTTCGCTGGTAGACGATCTAAAGTCAAAGCTTGATACAGCTTCCACATTGTTGTTCAGTCTGAAAGCTGAATTTGCTGCTTATATGGAAGCAAAAATGAACCAAGAATCTGATAGCATCGAAGAAGAGAAgccagcagatgaggaaggACAAACAATGACAACCCTGACAAATGCTCAAGCAAAATTGGCTCTAACCAAGGAGCTCGGGGAAGTAAAAACCGACATTGAGAACGCAAGAGATGAAGTCAATCGTTTGAGAGTTGCAGCTTCTTCACTTAAAAGTGAGCTGGAAAGAGAGGCGACAGCCCTCACCACCATGAAACAGAGGGAAGGGCTGGCATCGGTATCTATATCATCTCTTGTGGCTGAGCTGAACAGGACAAACTCCGAAGTAGAACTAATCTTGACAAAGGAGAAGGAAGCCCAAGAAAAGATGGTAGATGTGCCTAAGATGCTTCAACAAGCAGCTCAGGAGGCAGATCAAGCCAAGTCAGTCGCTCACTTGGCTCGTGAAGAGCTAAGGCAGGCAAAAGAAGAAGCAGAACAAGCCAAGGCTGCAGTCGGTACTATGGAGACCAGGCTAGACGCTGCTTTAAAGGAGACAGAAGCAGCTGAAGCATCGGAGAAGCTGGCACTCTTAGCAGTCAAAGCATTGGAAAAGAGTAAAGAGGCTGCAGACTTGGACACTAATGACTCCACAAATGGAGTGACTCTTCCACTTGATGAGTACTACACTCTAAGCAAGAAAGTACATGAGGCTGAGGAGCTCGCTAATCAGCGAGTGATTTCTGCCATAGAGCAAATTAAATCAGCAAAGGAGTCTGAATCAAGATGCTTAGAAGGACTGGAGGAAGCACATAGGAagatagaagaaaagaagaaagcattAAGAGATGCAGTGGAAAAGGCTGAAAAGGCCAAGGAAGGGAAATTGGGTGTGGAGCAAGAGTTGAGGAAGTGGAGAGCTGACCATGAACTGCAACGGAAAGCGAGTGATGCTGCTCAAGGTTTAGCTGATTCTTCGTACTTCGAGGAGACCAGAGAACCAAACATCCTTGTTAATGAAGAAGAAACTGCTCCACATGATAGCCCTCCCACATCTAGCCCCAGAGAACACTCGCAATGGAATGAGGCAATAAATGCCATGCCTGAACCAAAGGTGAGAAGGAGATCATTCTTCCCTCGAATCGTCATGTTTTTGGCCAGAAAGAAGGCTCAGTCATTGAAGTAATGAAACTTATGTTGTACTTACATATCGAAATCTCTTACATATATGCTAATAAGTTTTCCTAATTCTTGGAACTCGGGGTGTGGTTCGGTGTTTAAGCTTGTACCATTGGTATAGTCTTTTCCAGAACATACTGATGAAAACATAATTGTTTAGATTTCATGAATCGTAATATCCAGATGTAAGGAAGTTCATCCACTGCTAATATGCCAATCTTCTGAACAGTTTGAAGATTGTCATAGCCATCAGGGATGATACCAATCCCTGGCAATACATTGAAAGGTACATGCATGAATTGACTCATGGAGAAATCTATGATCATTGTGAGCAGTAAAGGAAGAACAGGTCAGGAGATTACATCTGCATATGTTGATGCATTTTCGTGCAAAAAGATTGATCTATGTGATGTCCTTGATTTGTTATAAAATGTATTTGGTCATTGAATAGTGAAGATAAGTCTGTAGTATAGTTAAAACTAGAGCAAGGTGCATGCAGCGTACACAGTCTAGATATCCTAAgatcttgattttgtttttatttttttcaaaatttctaCATATAGGACTACTTTTTTTTCTATAAATgtgtttttttatctatataaaGTAAAACTAAATGCTTTTGAGAGTATTTAGTCCCAAATTCTTCCCCATGAAAATCATGAAATCTTAAGGTTCTTTACATGCACATCTGATGGATAATAAACAGAGAATTTTAACatgtacccccccccccccccccccccacaaaaaaaaaaaaaaaaagacagaatTTTAacaatatagttttttttttttccaaaaagagcaATATGATAAAAAGATTTGGTTTGATTTATAGTCTGGAAGCACTAAAATAAGTTAAACTTTGGCAAGCATATGCATAAGATATctagatcaagatcaagggcTTAAGTTTTCAATTTATAAATCTGCAATGTAGTTTCATTCACTAAGTATATTGATACCTTTCGGTTCGAGTTTACTTGATGCACAAAAAAGGCTATCAATGATGATATGTAACAACTAAAGCATCATAATTGGTTTTACAGACGTCGAGTCCATTTGCACCTAACAACAGTAACAGCTAGTTTTTTTGGAAATCAAAACGAGCGTTTTTGTCTCACAACGGCTCTTTTGGCCTGTCTAATGGCTAGAAGTATCTTCCAACTATTCGTTGATAGTATAAATATATGGGGACaccaagaagaaaagaagtctttgagaaaaaagatgaaaggagttcacaaaagaaaaagaatattaagATGCATTCATTAAAAGCTGAAaaatcacatcctccactatTGAGAGAGTTGGTGAAGAGAATTTAAGTTCATTCAAGGCCAATCAAACTAATTCAAAGCTCCATTTATTCTTTGTGTATTTGTCTTTAAGTTGCTGTAATTtatttatatcatatatttttctCATTCTCTATTGTGATAAGTTTTAGGGGTTGAAACCTGAACCCATtcaaactttgaattgaattgtATTGAGTCTAGAAAAAAGCTCGGAAGTGgttttgattaattttcagtgaaaatcaactaggttgattgTGATCCTAGTCAAAACaatcggactgtaatcttgaaaGGATTATAGTAGAAATTTCTAATAAAGATGTCTTGGGAAGTGGACATAGGTATAGGGTTGGTACCAAATCACTGTAAATTTGCTATATTTGTGGTGTTTGATCTATCTGCTTTGAACTCTAGTATATTTACTTACAACTcattttttaattgtaatatACACACATATTAAGTTTTCTGTTGTATTTTGTTTAAAGTTTTTGAAAAGTCCAATTCATCCCCTCTCTTGAGCTCCATAACTAGGCAAGATCCTAGCACTAGACTAGTCCTTGCCCATGCTCTAGCCTGTGGTAGGCCAAAACACACACCACATTTTCAACCGTCGTTAGCAACCATAATATCACATCTCAGCCACAACTGACATTACATATACCATGTGTCATATGTACCGGCTAATCTAGatgcccttcttcttcttgaccTTATCATTATGCAAAAATTCAATTTacttataatttaatataatttagcATCTTGATTTGATTTCAATATTAGACAGTCACAACCATGCTCTAGCTCATGGCAGGCCAAACACATGCTATGCTTCACCCATGACCAACAACCACAATATCAATTCTTAGCCCACGACTGACACCCCACCTTTCATACATGCCCGGCTAATCTTGATGCCCTCCCCATCCCCACTTTTACATTTATGCAATATTTGATTCAATTATGTCACAACTATGATTAAATACAATTCGTTATTTGGAATTGACTTTCCGACATTAGACTAGTTATAGTCATACTCTAGCCCGTGGTAGGACAAACATAATACCACACTTCAAGCTAAGGCTGATACAATATATAAACCATGTTTCTTGCATGGCTTATGCCCATGCCTCATCATATAATTATGTCAAAGTCATGATGTTTCTTAATTTATGTATATTCTACATGATTTCTATAATTATATAACCACCAATTAATAAGTTTGATACAAAGCTAAACTAAGTAACATTGTAATCCATGCAATATtaaatcatcaacatataatacaCATaccaatatgtataaaataaccACAATCATACAAGATACATTTAGATACAAAACTTTCGTAATCATGTAGATGATTGTATTGAGGGATTCTTACCTCTAATGGTGACTAACTCAACACGGCAGCATATACCAACCCACTCCTCAATCAGTTACTAGAGTGAAACACCTTAACCAATGTCCTCCTTTAGAGATGATTTCTTCCTTATAGAATAAAGTTCAAACATCACAATAAAGATCATGAAGTAGATTCAATAGCCTAGAACCCTCTACTAGAATCTACGAGAGGTCTACCATTGAGTCCCTTGAATCCCTTCACCAAAGCCTACTGATCaactagagagaaaaagaaaaaggaaggaagagggagaaatatagaaagagagaaaaagtgaATGGAATGAGAACTATGgaggttctctctctctttcttcaaaaTAAAGGAAGGGGAAGATAGGGACTATCAAGCCATTGAACTAGCCGAAGGTGACGACCCATAGCGGCACTTGGCCATGGCATCAGCTGACGATGGTGGTCAGCTGGTGGAGGAGAGTAATAATAGGAAAATATGATCaatggaaacaaacaaaaaaaaaaaacaactctaTTCACATCCAACCCACTGGCCGACACTCATGGAAGTGGTGAAGGCAGGTCCAAATCGATGACTGATGGCGGTGAATAAAAAAGGTCCTGTTTGGCAAAGCTTTTAGTAGGTCAGAAAACACTTTCTAAccctccaaaagtatttttggatagTACAGTAGTGTTTGGTACAAAAATCGAAAAACTATTTTAGCTTTGCGAGGAAGCTGAATGTCTACTTGagagaagctccaaaatagagcttcttcgaaaaaaatacttttagcacgtgtcgaaaagctattttagatttttaatatttttttataccaaaatatccattataaaattatataattacaGTAGGTGTCCCTTTATATAATAAAGCACGAAAAAAAATCTGCAAGAGGCCCAACAATTATTAGTTCctaaaaatatgatattaatataatattaatatataatgataataattataatattttaaatcaaaatattatatcatactataaatataatattatattacattatcttataatacattgatatattatattatataatatcaaattatgttatattattatgttatagcatacaatattatatataactatattagaataatattatattatattacaacaATATTattctatattatatatttatgtattaatagatattatattttattatgctctactATATAACATTATGCAATATTCTTTGTAGTTATTTTGTCatactaaaagtatttttttaatttgtttgccAAATACATATTAACATTCCataacactttagaaatgtagttaccaaaacaacaaatagctttttataaaagctctacttaaaAAATCTCTACTTCAAAAATCTTTACTTCTGAAAGCTCTACTATCAATAACCCTGCCAAATGGAACCAAAATAAGGAAAAGAGCATGAAATACGGAAGATccaattttaaaagaaatttgGTGGCTTGCTGGCCTAAATATGAGCAACAGTGATGGCTTAGGAATCATGAAAGAAATTAGAAGAAGAACAAGCGGTCCTTACCTCATATTCGGCGAGATACCAATAGCTGCTAAGTGAGATCTCCTAACAAAGAGCTAAGGGATTCTTAGTGAAAAGCTTGAAATTGGCGAGTATAGAAGGAGATATTTTTGATGGTGGAGTATCTAGAGGGGTGGAAGGGTGATTTATAGAAATTTTTGTAGGGATTGCTGGAGTTCGAAATGCCCTAGAATTCTTTCTTCCATTATAATTGCTGGAGAGAAGAGAAAGCTCCCATTGGAGTCTTCCTCCCCTCACACACATGCTACAGGCCCAAGCAGCCGGTCCAAGCCAACACCGAGCCAGACAAGGCCAATAAAATTTCTCTTCATCATATTAAAAAAGGAGCAAATGTTCATATGTTTTTACATAATGCTTGTAATAAATTATTGACATATTCTAATTCTAGTTACTTCTGTATGTTGCTTTACACTTTATTTGATTGTATTGATTTATTGAATCATTTTTACTATAAATTATTTCATATTTGTCTATATAACTATGTGAGTTtcctaatatatataattagaaCTCTTGGTTGTCTTCCATCTGTTATTAAATTTTCAATACATGCTAATTGTAACCATATTTGTAGAGAAGCTGCATTATAGAAAAAATAAACCATTTTAAAGAGAGAAACTATCAAGATATGAGATCTTTAGAAATAGGGACTCTTAGGCATTGGGAAACATTTGAAAGAGATAGAAAGAGTAATCTAGAGGGATCTCCAGACTTGATGTGGACCATTTTGGCCACTATGAGTAAAGTTGGACAAGGTTGTGAAGTGAGATCCATCATATCAGAAAGTCGAGTCATAGGCCAAACTTTTAGAGTCCATAATTTAGTCATATGACATCCAAATgatatgatctttttttttatcagaTAGTTTTTTTGAGATCTACGATGTGACGCCCAAATTCTACATTTTAGGCCTGAAATAGGTCTCATCTGCATCCAAACCAGAATTTGACTCCAAAGAGGGACAACTCAGATCAAACCGAAAGCTTCCTTTTTGGATAAAATTTTGACTGGATGCATCTCTCTATCCAAGAAGAATCAGATAAAGCGATAGAAGATAGAGTTGATATAGAAGTTTAGATCTACCATCAGATGAATTTTTGCCTTTTCAAGTTTATTTCTATTAGTGATGTCTATTTTATGAAAGAGAGTTCTATTAGAATTACGAAAAAAAATCCAACTTGAATTGTGCAAGGAGGGATCTCaccattataaatagaggctgtgtgcatatttttttttaatcattattttaaaagaaaagaagacttAAGTCCTATTTTCACAACTCTTTCATCttcttctaattattttttgagagattcgagttgagcaCCTTGAGAAAAATCTTTTTTCTCTCCAATCGGatcaaaaagagagaagagcacATTGGCCTTTCTATGTACTCTCTATTCTAgatatccttttttttaaaaaaattatcattGTAGAGATTGGTCTATCAAGTAGATAAAAgttaatatatttcaaataaagGGTTTACCATGATGATTATAAGATAAATAAACTTATATTTAGATAAAACTaagtatattaaaaattaattttgcttattataATAGATTTAAATGTATTTATTTTGATCAATTTCAATTTATATCATATAGAAATTTAGCTATAAATGGGAAGGGGTTATGACCATCCATCTTTCAAATGCATTATACATACTAAATACTACTCTATAGTACTAAAAGAAAGTAATCTTGGTTTTTGGTCATCCTCATAGAATTATAGAAATTATCCCTTTACTCGTTAACCTATTAATTCATATTAATTAGTCCGCCAAACTGATATTTGAGTTACATAATATTTTAGGTGTAAATTACATTGTATCTTTATTAGTTTGAAATTGCCATCATTTCAAATTTCAGTTATGAGtgctgcatttctaatttaaaAGTTCACTTATGCTAACTTCTAACCAATTTCCCCAATAAGGAGCTTATAAAACTAATAACCACATCTCTATCTATTCCTCTTCGCATccacaacccccccccccccccccccccccctcctctcttcccTCAATGCCTTCTTAATTGccaccttttcttcttctatttcTATCTATATGAATTCTCTTTGGTTGTcctaaaatcattaaaaaagaaaatccccTTGGCATCATCAAATTCCCTCTACCCCACCTATTTCATGGTTATTTTCATAAGGTAGGGAACGAATTGAAGGATTCTTCACGTGCATCGCTTGTGCATTATTCTAGTATGTACGTACAtacgtacgtacatacatacaaacGTGTGTGCGCTTGCTTGCTTGCTTTTAGGCATGCTTTACTTTGCAGTGTTTTAGTTTTCTAAGAAGAATAAATCTCCTATATTATGCATCTTTTTCCAATGCATcatgaaagagaaaagaaataatctAACATTCCTAAAGCTTCAtccaataataatttttttgaaaaacttctCAAGTCCTATTCTTATCTCTCATGTTTTAGAGTTTCAAGATTGTGATACATGCCGCACTTACTAAACTCTTAAACacactctctctatatatacatACTAGCAAATAGGCATGCTCAATGCAAAtctaaaaaaagaataaaaacaaaactATTAAATGAAtacaaaaatgataaaaataaaatataaataaaatatcaaaaataaaaataaaaataaaaataaaaataaaaataaaacatgataatataaaatagaaataaagtAAGAAATACATAACAGAAGAGTAAAATATAGATTGTTCACAAAATATAGCAAACTAATATAAATTAGAAATCTAACAAAACAAATTAagtcataaaaaatattaaaagaaattaaatataTAGAATTTAGTAAAAATGAAAACATGAAACAATACCcctacaaaaaaaatcaaaatgctaaaatttaaaagggaaaaaaataaaaaaatagataacaacatatatacaaataaaactgaaaaaatgATATAGAAATTAGAAGTAATG from Phoenix dactylifera cultivar Barhee BC4 unplaced genomic scaffold, palm_55x_up_171113_PBpolish2nd_filt_p 001014F, whole genome shotgun sequence encodes the following:
- the LOC103718947 gene encoding protein WEAK CHLOROPLAST MOVEMENT UNDER BLUE LIGHT 1-like, with translation MEEAKDTEGNSSGGSSIVPSSSLQGPINPEPPTFLILDEIIDVNNQNRAVIKDSELLLNNVHDGLPPIQMASSSLEILNELQIACKDAISSPSEGASLPLPHTLDQSEESDHEQSHKSEDENTVIVDDVQTNNGYTASSKLRESEPRLHVLTSKLNHSQVEIGSTQKKASKLSDHLKQVVENRGLIDTAAPFESVKEAVTKFGGHGDWKSQKATNLQKQQHIQLELEKIQVEIPKYKEQSEIAEDAKAEVLKALDSTRRLVEELKLSLEKAQTQEALAKQDSELAELRLKEMEQGIVSDASIATKTQVEVAKERHLTAVAELKSAKDELEALQREFVTIVNVRDVAIEKAGESISAFKEIEKTVEDLTLELITTKELLESSQAGHLDAEEQRTSGTLTWERDKLNWEKELKQAEGELQHLNMQFSLVDDLKSKLDTASTLLFSLKAEFAAYMEAKMNQESDSIEEEKPADEEGQTMTTLTNAQAKLALTKELGEVKTDIENARDEVNRLRVAASSLKSELEREATALTTMKQREGLASVSISSLVAELNRTNSEVELILTKEKEAQEKMVDVPKMLQQAAQEADQAKSVAHLAREELRQAKEEAEQAKAAVGTMETRLDAALKETEAAEASEKLALLAVKALEKSKEAADLDTNDSTNGVTLPLDEYYTLSKKVHEAEELANQRVISAIEQIKSAKESESRCLEGLEEAHRKIEEKKKALRDAVEKAEKAKEGKLGVEQELRKWRADHELQRKASDAAQGLADSSYFEETREPNILVNEEETAPHDSPPTSSPREHSQWNEAINAMPEPKVRRRSFFPRIVMFLARKKAQSLK